One genomic segment of Nerophis lumbriciformis linkage group LG20, RoL_Nlum_v2.1, whole genome shotgun sequence includes these proteins:
- the brcc3 gene encoding lys-63-specific deubiquitinase, whose translation MAVSAVHLESDAFLVCMNHALSTEKEEVMGLCIGEVEASRIVHIHSVIILRRSDKRKDRVEISPEQLSAASTEAERLADMTGRPMRVVGWYHSHPHITVWPSHVDVRTQAMYQMLDQGFVGLIFSCFIEDKNTKTGRVLYTCFQSVQAQKGAEYERVEIPIHVVPREAIGKVCLESAVELPRILCQEEQDTYRKIHSLAHLDPVTKIHNGSVFTKNLCSQMSAVSGPLLQWLEDRLEQNKQSIVELQREKERLTQELSAP comes from the coding sequence ATGGCGGTGAGTGCGGTTCACCTGGAGTCCGACGCCTTCCTGGTGTGCATGAACCACGCGTTGAGCACCGAGAAGGAAGAAGTGATGGGTTTATGCATCGGCGAGGTAGAAGCCAGCAGGATCGTCCACATCCACTCCGTCATCATCCTCCGCCGCTCGGACAAGCGGAAAGACCGGGTGGAGATCTCCCCGGAGCAGCTGTCCGCCGCCTCCACGGAGGCCGAGCGTCTGGCGGACATGACCGGCAGACCCATGCGGGTGGTGGGCTGGTATCACTCCCACCCGCACATCACCGTGTGGCCCTCGCACGTCGACGTCCGCACCCAGGCCATGTACCAGATGCTGGACCAGGGCTTCGTGGGGCTCATCTTCTCCTGCTTCATCGAGGACAAGAACACCAAGACGGGCCGAGTCCTCTACACCTGTTTCCAGTCCGTCCAAGCCCAGAAGGGCGCCGAGTACGAGCGAGTGGAGATCCCCATCCACGTCGTCCCGCGGGAGGCTATCGGGAAAGTCTGCCTGGAGTCGGCGGTGGAGCTGCCGCGGATCCTCTGCCAAGAGGAGCAAGACACGTACCGCAAGATCCACAGCCTGGCCCACTTGGACCCGGTGACCAAGATCCACAACGGCTCGGTGTTCACCAAGAACCTGTGCAGCCAGATGTCGGCGGTGAGCGGGCCGCTGCTGCAGTGGCTGGAGGACCGCCTGGAGCAGAACAAGCAGAGCATCGTGGAGCTCCAGCGGGAGAAGGAGAGACTGACGCAGGAGCTGAGCGCGCCTTGA